A region of Thermococcus barossii DNA encodes the following proteins:
- a CDS encoding transcriptional regulator — translation MDRERLIRTVEAILRGTGYKTARMDFKGSCFDIVASRLLLLLFVKVATNIDTVTEEQAEDLKRLSKFFKASPLIVGLKTKNAELEEGVVYERFGIYALRPETLYDVLVENELPAIFAERGGFYVRINGGLLRRLREKHGYSVNELAQLLGVSRKSLINYERGEQAVSLEVAIRLEELFDEPLAEPIDILHSTVEANLDVTPESPLEKEIFERLKGLGLGVVKVKKAPFNAVSKEDEFNILTGIDETKTRSTVRRAEMVTEVSRIINSDGVFILEKTRTEVVGEVPLIPKESLKEVRDADELIEMIEELKKEIKKQLFS, via the coding sequence ATGGACAGGGAGAGGCTCATAAGAACCGTCGAGGCGATACTCAGGGGCACGGGCTATAAAACGGCACGGATGGACTTCAAGGGCTCGTGCTTCGACATAGTGGCGAGCAGGTTACTCCTCCTGCTCTTCGTCAAAGTTGCCACCAACATAGACACCGTTACCGAGGAGCAGGCCGAGGACCTTAAGCGCCTGTCCAAGTTCTTCAAGGCGTCACCGCTGATAGTCGGGCTCAAGACGAAGAACGCCGAGCTTGAGGAGGGTGTCGTTTACGAGAGATTCGGCATCTACGCCCTAAGGCCTGAGACGCTCTACGACGTCCTCGTCGAGAACGAGTTGCCGGCGATATTTGCCGAACGCGGCGGCTTCTACGTGAGGATAAACGGCGGTCTCCTGAGGCGGTTGAGGGAGAAGCACGGTTACTCCGTGAACGAGCTTGCCCAGCTCCTGGGGGTCTCGCGCAAGAGCCTGATAAACTACGAGCGCGGGGAGCAGGCTGTATCTCTTGAGGTCGCGATACGGCTTGAGGAGCTGTTCGACGAGCCCCTGGCCGAGCCGATTGACATACTCCACTCGACGGTCGAGGCGAACCTCGACGTGACCCCCGAGAGTCCCCTCGAAAAGGAAATTTTTGAGCGCCTCAAGGGACTTGGCCTCGGAGTCGTAAAGGTCAAGAAGGCGCCCTTCAACGCCGTGTCCAAGGAGGACGAGTTCAACATTCTCACCGGAATAGACGAGACGAAAACCCGTTCAACGGTCAGGAGGGCCGAGATGGTGACTGAGGTCAGTAGGATAATCAACAGCGACGGCGTTTTCATTCTTGAGAAGACCAGGACCGAGGTGGTCGGGGAGGTTCCCCTGATACCGAAGGAAAGTCTCAAGGAAGTTAGGGACGCCGATGAACTCATAGAGATGATAGAGGAGCTCAAGAAGGAGATAAAGAAGCAGCTGTTCAGCTGA
- a CDS encoding GNAT family N-acetyltransferase: MRPVILRGNLVSLSMLLREDLKHVWLWYNDRDVRKYLSFPEEIFFYEDELEWYEALRREKKHEKVFAILENSSRSLVGLVGLHRIDHHNGRAELGYFLAKEHWGHGYASEAVKLALKYAFEWLNLRKVYAHVFETNIASIRVLEKNGFQLAGRWRKHQYVPGEGFVDVLCYERFRE; the protein is encoded by the coding sequence ATGAGACCGGTAATACTCCGAGGCAATCTTGTTTCCCTCAGCATGCTCCTCCGCGAGGATTTAAAACACGTGTGGCTATGGTACAACGACCGCGATGTGAGAAAATACCTCTCCTTCCCGGAGGAGATATTCTTCTACGAAGACGAGCTGGAATGGTACGAGGCTCTCCGGAGAGAGAAGAAGCACGAGAAGGTCTTCGCAATCCTGGAAAATTCCTCGCGCTCCCTCGTCGGACTCGTTGGCCTTCACAGGATAGACCACCACAACGGTCGTGCCGAGCTGGGCTACTTTCTGGCCAAGGAGCACTGGGGGCACGGCTACGCGAGCGAGGCGGTAAAGCTCGCCCTCAAATACGCCTTTGAGTGGCTCAACCTGCGGAAGGTCTACGCCCACGTCTTCGAGACAAACATCGCATCGATAAGGGTTCTTGAAAAGAACGGCTTTCAGCTCGCCGGCCGCTGGAGAAAACACCAGTACGTCCCCGGAGAAGGCTTCGTTGATGTGCTATGCTACGAGAGGTTCAGGGAATGA
- the tiaS gene encoding tRNA(Ile2) 2-agmatinylcytidine synthetase TiaS, giving the protein MLLHIGIDDTDSPNGMCTTYLGALLYRELSRLAEPMDLPRLIRLNPNIPYKTRGNGAVSMTFEVEEGLIPEIKNAVLFYVNQLADFTHENTNPGVVFLEGAIPEELREFSLRALREHVTIEEAERVAGKVGAEYFKFKLGRGIIGALASIGYPLERFTYELLAYRERENWGRPRRVDSESVFMADRWSYPFTYDNVDPYKKTVLITPHGKDPVLAGIRGVDAGKVLQTFEMVRFEEPVAFHQLYKTNQNTDDHLTPKKIGELKLYDSAVVRGRVAKPYWERGRHVFFELEDETGRIRVAAFEPTKKFRNYVRKLLPGDEIIAAGGVKEHEGVLTLNLEKFYPVKLVPKVEYQKPKCPRCGGTMKSKGDYLKCKRCGYRMPKKLIPVEVPRGLERKIYEVPPDARKHLSRPLVLPGGEERILGLL; this is encoded by the coding sequence ATGCTCCTCCACATCGGAATCGACGACACGGATTCACCCAACGGCATGTGCACCACCTACCTCGGTGCCCTCCTCTACCGCGAGCTGTCCCGCTTAGCGGAGCCTATGGACCTGCCGAGGCTCATCAGGCTCAACCCGAACATACCCTACAAGACCCGCGGTAACGGGGCCGTTTCCATGACCTTCGAGGTCGAGGAGGGGCTGATTCCGGAGATCAAAAACGCGGTCCTCTTCTACGTGAACCAGCTCGCAGATTTTACCCACGAGAACACCAACCCCGGCGTTGTTTTCCTGGAAGGGGCTATTCCGGAGGAACTCCGTGAGTTCTCTCTGAGGGCCCTGAGGGAGCACGTCACCATCGAGGAAGCTGAAAGGGTCGCGGGGAAAGTCGGGGCCGAGTACTTCAAGTTCAAGCTCGGGAGGGGTATAATCGGCGCGCTCGCTTCAATCGGCTATCCTCTCGAACGTTTCACCTACGAGCTGCTAGCTTACCGCGAAAGGGAGAACTGGGGAAGGCCGAGAAGGGTCGATTCGGAGAGCGTTTTCATGGCAGACCGCTGGAGCTATCCCTTCACCTACGACAACGTGGATCCATACAAAAAGACCGTCCTCATAACCCCGCACGGCAAGGATCCCGTCCTCGCTGGAATCCGCGGGGTTGATGCGGGGAAGGTTCTCCAGACCTTCGAGATGGTTCGTTTTGAGGAGCCCGTCGCTTTCCACCAGCTCTACAAGACCAACCAGAACACCGACGACCACCTAACGCCGAAGAAAATCGGCGAGCTGAAGCTCTACGACAGCGCGGTCGTGAGGGGCAGAGTGGCCAAACCCTACTGGGAGCGCGGGAGGCACGTATTCTTTGAGCTGGAGGACGAGACGGGAAGGATCCGCGTCGCTGCATTCGAACCGACGAAGAAGTTCAGGAATTACGTTAGAAAGCTCCTGCCGGGCGATGAGATTATCGCTGCCGGAGGAGTTAAGGAGCACGAGGGCGTTCTGACGCTCAACCTCGAAAAGTTCTACCCGGTGAAGCTCGTCCCCAAAGTAGAATATCAGAAGCCGAAGTGTCCACGTTGCGGTGGGACAATGAAGAGCAAGGGCGACTATCTCAAGTGCAAGCGCTGTGGCTATAGAATGCCGAAAAAGCTCATTCCAGTTGAAGTCCCGCGCGGGCTGGAGAGGAAGATCTACGAGGTTCCGCCCGATGCCAGGAAGCACCTGTCGAGGCCCCTCGTCCTGCCGGGTGGAGAGGAGAGGATTCTGGGACTCCTGTGA
- a CDS encoding deoxyhypusine synthase, translating into MTEPKDIVLKESEEVEGLPIEGPWLDEVSSLEEVLDYYERIGFQATHLGRAIEIWQKVEEKRAKGEEVRVFLGYTSNIISSGLRELIAWLVKEGKVDVIVTTAGGIEEDFIKALKPFVLGDWQVNDAEMRERGINRIGNIFVPNDRYIEFEKYMIPFFERVLEMEREGGKPLTASEFIHEMGRYMDEKLGKEKERSVIYWAYKRNVPIFCPAITDGSIGDMLYFFKEERNDRELIIDIANDIVKLNNLAVTANETASIILGGSLPKHAIINANLFRGGTDYAIYITTAIPWDGSLSGAPPSEGVSWGKIRAKADYVEIWADATLVFPLLVWKVMKQ; encoded by the coding sequence ATGACCGAGCCTAAAGACATCGTGCTTAAGGAGAGCGAAGAGGTCGAGGGCCTTCCAATCGAGGGCCCCTGGCTTGATGAGGTTTCGAGCCTTGAGGAAGTCCTTGATTATTACGAGCGCATAGGCTTTCAGGCGACGCACCTCGGAAGGGCGATAGAGATATGGCAAAAGGTCGAGGAGAAGCGCGCTAAGGGCGAAGAGGTCAGAGTTTTCCTCGGCTACACCTCCAACATCATCTCCTCCGGGCTGAGGGAACTAATCGCGTGGCTCGTCAAGGAGGGCAAGGTGGACGTCATCGTAACCACGGCCGGTGGCATAGAGGAGGACTTCATAAAGGCCCTTAAGCCCTTCGTCCTCGGCGACTGGCAGGTGAACGACGCGGAGATGCGCGAGAGGGGCATCAACAGGATAGGCAACATCTTCGTGCCCAACGACAGGTATATTGAATTCGAGAAGTACATGATTCCCTTCTTCGAGCGGGTTCTTGAGATGGAGCGTGAGGGGGGCAAACCGCTGACGGCCAGCGAGTTCATCCACGAGATGGGTCGCTACATGGACGAGAAGCTGGGGAAGGAGAAGGAGCGCTCCGTTATTTACTGGGCCTATAAGAGAAACGTCCCCATCTTTTGCCCCGCCATTACCGACGGCTCGATAGGGGACATGCTGTACTTCTTCAAGGAGGAGAGAAACGATAGAGAGCTTATCATAGACATAGCCAACGACATAGTCAAGCTCAACAATTTGGCCGTTACTGCCAATGAGACCGCCTCGATAATCCTCGGAGGCTCGTTGCCGAAGCACGCGATAATAAACGCCAACCTCTTCAGGGGAGGAACGGACTACGCGATCTACATCACCACAGCCATTCCCTGGGACGGCTCGCTTAGCGGCGCGCCACCGAGCGAAGGGGTGAGCTGGGGCAAGATAAGGGCTAAGGCGGATTACGTCGAGATATGGGCCGACGCGACACTCGTCTTCCCGTTGCTCGTGTGGAAGGTGATGAAGCAGTAG
- a CDS encoding SDR family oxidoreductase, translating to MPVEINLDNLGVIVTASSRGIGFNVARELLKRNARVVISSRSEENLKKALDELSSYGEVYAVRANLFDQRDLENLVKEGWELLGGIDALVWNAPNVRCEPCLLHEASYIDWIEASALHTVAPGYLTTLLVQVWLERKRKGTLIYLNSVSIKEPMPPLVLADVTRAGLLQLAKSVSRTYGKHGIRAYSVLLGSFDTPGARENLKRVAEARGEPFEETWEREVLGRTPLHRTGRWEELGSLVAFLLSKEAEYMLGSTVLIDGAMTRGIDI from the coding sequence ATGCCAGTGGAGATAAATCTGGACAACCTTGGGGTCATAGTTACGGCCTCATCGCGCGGCATCGGCTTCAACGTCGCGCGCGAGCTGTTGAAGAGGAACGCACGCGTGGTAATAAGCTCCAGGAGCGAGGAGAACCTGAAGAAGGCCCTTGACGAACTCTCAAGCTATGGAGAGGTTTACGCGGTCCGGGCGAATCTCTTCGACCAGCGCGATCTGGAGAACCTCGTCAAAGAGGGCTGGGAGCTCCTCGGTGGAATCGACGCCCTCGTCTGGAACGCTCCCAACGTTCGCTGTGAACCCTGCCTCCTCCACGAGGCAAGCTACATAGACTGGATTGAAGCTTCCGCACTTCACACGGTCGCCCCGGGCTACCTCACAACGCTTCTCGTCCAGGTGTGGCTTGAGAGGAAAAGGAAGGGCACGTTGATTTACCTCAACTCCGTCTCGATAAAGGAGCCGATGCCGCCGCTGGTTCTGGCGGACGTTACGAGGGCCGGCCTCCTCCAGCTGGCGAAGAGCGTTTCGAGAACATACGGAAAGCACGGAATAAGGGCTTACAGCGTTCTGCTCGGCAGCTTCGATACACCCGGAGCGAGGGAGAACCTGAAGCGGGTCGCCGAGGCGAGGGGAGAACCCTTTGAGGAGACCTGGGAGCGGGAAGTGCTCGGCAGAACACCGCTCCACAGGACCGGCAGGTGGGAGGAACTCGGCTCGCTCGTGGCTTTCCTCCTGAGCAAGGAAGCGGAATACATGCTCGGCTCGACCGTCCTCATAGACGGCGCGATGACGAGGGGGATAGACATTTAA
- a CDS encoding isochorismatase family protein, translated as MKEDYFTGEFIAEMRERYFRPRKWEKVKPFRKAAVLAIDPQAYFLKPESRAFLPSAPRFVPGLVEFYREAERLGVPLIFTRHFHQNDIMTRWWGGDMPKNDPLNELLEEFKPFAGTVIEKKTYDAFHGTDLERRLRKLGIETVIVTGVMTHLCCETTAREAFVRGFNVVFPVDGTLTQNRFFHEATLRNLSHGFAVTPLLKEVLEWLSSG; from the coding sequence ATGAAGGAGGACTACTTCACCGGGGAATTCATAGCTGAGATGAGGGAGAGGTACTTCAGGCCGAGGAAGTGGGAGAAGGTCAAACCGTTCCGGAAGGCGGCGGTTCTGGCGATAGACCCTCAGGCGTATTTCCTCAAGCCCGAGAGCAGGGCGTTCCTGCCTTCCGCGCCGCGCTTCGTTCCCGGGCTTGTGGAGTTTTACAGAGAGGCGGAGAGGCTCGGCGTTCCGCTAATCTTCACCCGTCATTTCCACCAGAACGACATCATGACCCGCTGGTGGGGCGGAGACATGCCGAAGAACGACCCGTTGAACGAACTTCTTGAAGAGTTCAAGCCCTTCGCCGGAACCGTCATTGAGAAGAAGACCTACGACGCCTTCCACGGCACTGACCTGGAGAGGAGGCTCAGAAAGCTCGGCATCGAGACAGTCATCGTAACCGGCGTCATGACCCACCTCTGCTGCGAGACCACCGCCAGAGAGGCCTTCGTGAGGGGCTTTAACGTGGTATTTCCGGTCGATGGGACGCTGACCCAGAACAGGTTTTTCCACGAGGCAACGCTCAGAAACCTCTCCCACGGCTTCGCGGTCACGCCCCTGCTAAAGGAGGTGCTGGAATGGCTCTCGTCGGGATAA
- a CDS encoding NAD(P)/FAD-dependent oxidoreductase, whose translation MALVGIIGAGIGGIATAVQLARYGIESVIFERDRIGGLIRNASSVENTMFFPDGIKGAKVVEILEEYVKKYDLKILYEEVRSVKKAGGLFEVETASGVHRFKYLVVATGTRPRRLPFDGITYHVAEVPERHYGRVLIIGGGDVAFDYALTMSERSDEVIILMRSEPKALPYLQELVRKRSNIKTLMGQVWEIRPISGKQKLLARTSAGNFEADLVLGAIGRVPNIELVEGIEDDNLFLVGDVKNGIYRQTALAIADGIKTAMVIWRRERYGDTE comes from the coding sequence ATGGCTCTCGTCGGGATAATCGGGGCTGGAATAGGGGGCATAGCGACGGCGGTGCAGCTGGCGCGCTACGGGATAGAGAGCGTGATTTTCGAGCGCGACCGAATAGGCGGGCTGATAAGGAACGCCTCCTCCGTCGAGAACACGATGTTCTTCCCGGACGGAATAAAGGGAGCGAAAGTTGTTGAAATTCTTGAAGAATACGTGAAGAAGTACGACCTGAAAATCCTCTACGAGGAGGTCCGGTCCGTTAAGAAGGCCGGCGGACTCTTTGAAGTTGAAACCGCGAGCGGGGTTCACCGCTTCAAGTACCTCGTGGTGGCAACAGGAACGAGGCCGAGAAGGCTCCCCTTCGATGGGATAACCTACCACGTCGCCGAAGTTCCGGAGAGACACTACGGGAGGGTCCTCATCATCGGCGGCGGCGATGTGGCCTTTGACTACGCGCTCACAATGAGCGAGAGGAGCGACGAGGTGATAATTCTCATGAGGAGCGAGCCGAAGGCCCTGCCCTACCTCCAGGAACTCGTGAGGAAGCGCTCAAACATCAAAACGCTGATGGGACAGGTATGGGAAATAAGGCCTATAAGCGGGAAGCAAAAGCTTTTAGCCAGAACGAGCGCCGGCAACTTTGAGGCTGACCTGGTGCTCGGTGCCATCGGCAGGGTGCCGAACATCGAGCTGGTGGAGGGCATTGAAGACGATAACCTTTTCCTGGTCGGGGACGTTAAGAACGGAATCTACCGCCAGACGGCCCTGGCGATAGCGGACGGAATCAAAACCGCGATGGTGATATGGAGGAGGGAGAGATATGGAGATACTGAGTGA
- a CDS encoding radical SAM protein has translation MEILSEVGDPNVAVVYIGKTSKGNIVEFVESIPTYNPAEKWVLIVSSLNGCPVGCKMCDAGFFYKGRLGLDELMEQIEYPITRRWNGKPKTRKFKVQFARMGEPSFNMAVIEAMRILGERYENFHPSLSTVAPIGTDKFFEALLELKKEMFPTNFQLQFSIHSTSPEQRDEIIPVRKWDFGRIAEYGKAFYDEGGKKITLNFALARENKADAEVIAEHFPKEYFLIKITPLNPTVSALKNKLTNDVGLETGLPMKHRKFVDDLRRLGYDVIISVGDTRENLIGSNCGQYILRFLKERPELREAYTFARGFEFRVS, from the coding sequence ATGGAGATACTGAGTGAGGTTGGAGACCCGAACGTTGCGGTCGTTTACATCGGGAAAACTTCGAAGGGCAACATAGTGGAGTTCGTCGAGTCAATCCCTACCTACAATCCGGCCGAGAAGTGGGTGCTCATAGTATCATCGCTCAACGGCTGTCCCGTGGGCTGCAAGATGTGCGACGCCGGCTTCTTCTACAAGGGGAGGCTCGGGCTGGACGAGCTGATGGAGCAGATAGAGTACCCGATAACCAGGCGCTGGAACGGAAAGCCGAAAACCAGGAAGTTCAAGGTGCAGTTCGCGCGCATGGGCGAGCCGAGCTTCAACATGGCGGTGATAGAGGCGATGCGCATTTTGGGCGAGCGCTACGAGAACTTCCACCCATCGCTCTCCACCGTTGCCCCGATAGGAACCGATAAGTTCTTCGAGGCCCTCCTCGAGCTCAAGAAGGAGATGTTCCCGACCAACTTCCAGCTCCAGTTCTCGATACACTCCACCAGCCCGGAGCAGAGGGACGAGATAATCCCGGTCAGAAAGTGGGACTTCGGGAGGATAGCCGAGTACGGAAAGGCCTTCTACGACGAGGGCGGCAAGAAGATTACGCTCAACTTCGCCCTGGCGAGGGAGAACAAGGCCGATGCAGAGGTCATAGCCGAGCACTTTCCGAAGGAGTACTTTCTCATCAAGATAACGCCGCTCAACCCGACGGTGAGCGCCCTGAAGAACAAGCTCACCAACGATGTGGGCCTTGAGACTGGCCTTCCGATGAAGCACAGGAAGTTCGTTGATGACCTCAGGAGGCTCGGCTACGACGTCATCATCTCCGTCGGTGACACGAGGGAGAACCTCATCGGCTCGAACTGCGGCCAGTACATCCTCCGCTTCCTCAAGGAGAGGCCAGAGCTTAGGGAAGCCTACACCTTCGCGAGGGGATTTGAGTTCAGGGTGAGCTGA
- a CDS encoding amidohydrolase, whose translation MKAVKASLLYDGLGNVLRDVYVVFDRDIVDVTKEKPKEAEIIAEGVVTPAFIDGHSHIGMDRYGEPYQEGEANEQMDAVLPLVDALYSIYMDDKAFKHSIEFGVLYSSVLPGSGNIIGGKAVFIRNYGRDIEDAFIKYAGVKAAFGYNPRSTTSWKGTRPSTRMGAIGILLSWLIKTQKTIALLEKGKKEPEEVEPTVEALIPVLKGEVPLRVHVHKEDDIAALLMIKRKFGLKITIEHAGDVHSRETFEKIKAEGVPVIYGPFDAHPYKVELKHEDWKNARYLLEVRPLFGLMSDHPVTLQANLYLQLRHFIRLGMSREEAIKVITNNNAKILGVDDKLGSVERGKWASLVVWNGDPFHLENYPTHVFAEGELIHEADW comes from the coding sequence GTGAAAGCCGTCAAGGCTAGTCTTCTCTACGATGGTTTGGGGAACGTTCTGAGGGACGTCTACGTCGTTTTTGATAGAGACATCGTTGACGTGACGAAGGAGAAGCCGAAGGAAGCCGAGATAATAGCCGAAGGCGTCGTAACGCCTGCCTTCATAGACGGGCACAGCCATATAGGGATGGACCGCTATGGGGAGCCCTACCAGGAGGGTGAGGCCAACGAGCAGATGGACGCGGTTCTCCCCCTGGTGGATGCCCTATACTCCATCTACATGGACGACAAGGCCTTCAAGCACTCGATAGAGTTCGGCGTGCTGTATTCCTCGGTTCTGCCGGGAAGCGGGAACATAATCGGCGGAAAGGCGGTCTTCATCAGGAACTACGGAAGGGACATTGAGGATGCATTCATCAAGTACGCCGGCGTTAAGGCCGCCTTCGGCTACAACCCGCGCTCGACAACGAGCTGGAAGGGGACGAGACCGAGCACGAGAATGGGCGCGATAGGAATCCTCCTCAGCTGGCTCATAAAGACTCAGAAGACGATAGCGCTCCTTGAGAAGGGCAAGAAGGAGCCGGAAGAGGTTGAGCCCACCGTTGAAGCCCTGATTCCTGTCCTGAAGGGCGAAGTTCCCCTCCGCGTCCACGTCCACAAGGAGGACGACATTGCCGCTCTCCTCATGATAAAGCGGAAGTTCGGGCTCAAGATAACCATCGAGCACGCCGGCGACGTCCACAGCAGGGAGACCTTTGAGAAGATTAAGGCCGAGGGCGTTCCGGTCATCTACGGCCCCTTCGACGCCCACCCATACAAGGTTGAGCTAAAGCACGAGGACTGGAAGAACGCCCGCTACCTGCTCGAGGTCAGGCCCCTCTTCGGGCTGATGAGCGACCACCCGGTTACGCTCCAGGCCAACCTCTACCTCCAGCTCAGGCACTTCATAAGGCTCGGCATGAGCAGGGAGGAGGCGATAAAGGTCATCACCAACAACAACGCGAAGATACTCGGAGTTGATGATAAGCTTGGAAGCGTAGAGAGGGGCAAGTGGGCCTCGCTCGTCGTCTGGAACGGCGACCCGTTTCACCTGGAGAACTACCCGACGCACGTATTTGCTGAGGGCGAGCTGATTCACGAGGCGGATTGGTGA
- a CDS encoding M48 family metalloprotease, which yields MKLWLFLRTTFMIALLTGLLMAMGYLLGGARWMTYMFWFAVIMSFLAFWYSDKLVIKMMKAKLVSREEAPELYEIVEKLSKRAGLPMPRIAIIDDPTPNAFATGRNAKHALVTVTTGILELLDKDELEGVLGHELTHIKNHDILVGTIAGALAGAVVYIAYFTKYLAFFKAIFGDLSLDRFFYALLITITAPIAAIIIRSAISRRREFAADEGGARLSGKPWALASALLKLDEAVKKLQKEAEAKKKKPLGNPGLAHLFIVNHFEGDRVSRLFATHPPTEERIAHLREIAKEMGVEFPY from the coding sequence GTGAAACTCTGGCTGTTCCTCAGAACGACGTTCATGATAGCCCTCCTGACGGGCCTTCTGATGGCCATGGGCTATCTCCTCGGTGGAGCGAGATGGATGACCTACATGTTCTGGTTCGCCGTCATAATGAGCTTCCTCGCCTTCTGGTACAGCGACAAGCTCGTGATCAAGATGATGAAGGCAAAGCTGGTCAGCAGGGAGGAGGCACCTGAGTTATACGAGATAGTCGAGAAGCTCAGCAAGAGGGCGGGCCTTCCGATGCCCAGGATAGCTATAATAGACGACCCGACGCCAAACGCCTTCGCAACGGGAAGGAACGCCAAGCACGCCCTCGTGACGGTGACGACCGGAATCCTCGAACTCCTTGACAAGGACGAACTTGAAGGCGTCCTCGGTCACGAGCTGACCCACATAAAGAACCACGACATACTCGTCGGCACCATCGCCGGCGCACTGGCGGGTGCGGTCGTCTACATAGCCTACTTCACCAAGTACCTCGCCTTCTTCAAGGCCATATTCGGCGACCTCAGCCTCGACAGGTTCTTCTACGCCCTGCTGATTACCATAACTGCTCCGATAGCGGCGATAATAATCCGCTCGGCGATAAGCAGGCGCAGGGAGTTCGCGGCCGATGAAGGTGGCGCGAGGCTAAGCGGCAAGCCCTGGGCGCTCGCGAGCGCACTGCTGAAGCTCGACGAGGCGGTAAAGAAGCTCCAGAAGGAGGCGGAGGCGAAGAAGAAAAAGCCCCTCGGCAACCCGGGGCTGGCCCACCTCTTCATCGTGAACCACTTCGAGGGCGACCGCGTTTCGAGGCTCTTCGCAACCCACCCTCCGACGGAGGAGAGGATAGCCCACCTCCGCGAGATAGCGAAGGAGATGGGCGTCGAGTTCCCCTACTGA
- a CDS encoding zinc metalloprotease HtpX — MGLGLWLRTGLLMAVLTGLLMAIGYVFGGPSVAFMMFLFSMAFNFITYWYSDRIVLSWYNARVVDEAEAPELYAIVRSLAERAGLPMPRIAIIPSETPNAFATGRDPKRAVVAVTAGLLRILNRDELEGVLGHELTHVKNRDILIGTFAAALAGAIIQLAYWARWIAIFGSYDDRDGDNVLAALLIAVLAPIAAMLIQAAVSRSREYLADEGGAKISGKPWALASALLKIERAVSYRPMREGNPATAHMFIVNPFKESSLASLFSTHPPTEKRIERLRKIAEEMGYAPTF, encoded by the coding sequence ATGGGGCTTGGACTGTGGCTCAGAACGGGCCTTCTGATGGCCGTGCTGACCGGGCTACTCATGGCCATCGGCTACGTCTTTGGAGGCCCCAGCGTGGCATTCATGATGTTCCTGTTCTCGATGGCATTCAACTTCATCACCTACTGGTACAGCGATAGAATCGTCCTGAGCTGGTACAACGCGAGGGTGGTGGATGAGGCCGAGGCTCCCGAGCTCTACGCCATAGTGAGGAGCCTCGCCGAGAGGGCCGGGCTTCCGATGCCGAGGATAGCGATAATCCCCAGCGAGACACCAAATGCTTTCGCCACGGGGAGGGACCCGAAGCGCGCAGTCGTTGCGGTCACGGCTGGCCTTCTCAGAATCCTCAACAGGGACGAGCTTGAGGGTGTCCTCGGCCACGAGCTCACCCACGTCAAGAACAGGGACATCCTCATCGGGACTTTTGCCGCGGCCCTTGCAGGGGCAATAATTCAGCTCGCATACTGGGCGCGCTGGATCGCCATCTTCGGTAGCTATGACGACAGGGACGGCGACAACGTCCTTGCGGCCCTTCTCATAGCGGTCCTTGCCCCAATAGCGGCCATGCTCATCCAGGCCGCGGTGAGCAGGTCGAGGGAATACTTGGCGGATGAAGGCGGGGCAAAGATAAGCGGCAAGCCCTGGGCGCTCGCGAGTGCGCTGCTGAAGATAGAACGCGCCGTCAGCTACCGGCCGATGCGTGAGGGGAACCCAGCAACTGCCCACATGTTCATCGTGAACCCCTTCAAAGAAAGCAGCCTGGCGAGCCTCTTCTCGACTCACCCGCCGACCGAGAAGAGGATTGAGCGCCTCAGGAAGATAGCCGAGGAGATGGGCTACGCCCCGACTTTCTGA